The genome window TTGAAGCCGGGGCAAGCGGATACATTACAAAAAACAGCGGAACGAGACAAATTCTGGATGCACTGGAAGAGTTGCTGATGGGAGGAGCTCCTATGAGTGCAAATATAGCAAGAATGGTAGTTCATTCATTTAAAAGAAAGCTAAAGCCGGAGTTGCTTACAGAAAGAGAATCTGAGATTCTCCAGTTTCTGTCCATTGGTAAAAGTTATAAAACAATTGCTGCGGAACTTAACATAAGTCTAGATACAGTGAAGTTCCACATCAAAAATATCTACATAAAGCTGCAAGTTTCGAATAAGGAGGATGCGATTGCAGAAGCAAGAAAAAATAACTGGGTTTAATCTTCCGAATTCATTTTTTATTTATACCTGACTACCATTCTCGGGTAGTACAATCGGACTTTTCTGTACCTACCTTTGATCTAAATCAGATTAATATAAAAGTTATAGCAGTTCTATGATAGTGCGTTATGTGGTTTTTTTTACATGCATATTTAATATTTTTTTTGAGAGATTTTCTTTTTGTTTAGTTCCGAATTTTTGATCAGTGATCTGCAATACAAGCAATGCGTTTACTTGGTAGATTAAGGCAAATATTTTTCCTGGGGCCGCTTTACTTGAAAAGTAAACGTTTATGCCTTCTACCATTGCGGCACTATGCAGCTTTTTTTATATGCGATTGTCACTGACTCTGACATTTCTTTTTTTGAGATTTGATTTGCAAAATGACATTTATAGATCCTTGCTTTTTATCTATAATGTCTGAAATCCCAAGCTAAAATTTTAAACTTAATTTTTTAAAACACTAAAATGAAAAAAAGATTTTTACCACTATTAATGCTTTGTATGGCAGCATTTACAAGCAGCCAGGCGACGATGTATTATGCAGGTACCCCTTTGAATAACACAAGAGATTCAAGTAAGCCATTAGGCAAACATCCAAGTAATCCTTATGGACTTCAGGCTGGGGTTAATGCAACAAATGCTGGTGACACCTTGTTCATCATGGGAGGAACTTATACAGGAGCTTCTGATACTTCTCCCTTAATGAAAATTAATAAAGCCGGCACCGCAGCTGATCCTATTGTTATTATTAATTATCCGGGACATACACCGATTTTAAAATCCGCTAGTACAGGATCATGGAGTTTGATTAAGATTTATACAAGTGAAAGTAATAAAGCTGTAAATCCTGCTTATATTACAATCAAAGGACTTACACTTCAAGGGAACAATGGTAGTGTCAGTCCTACAGATCCAGCGCTTGAAACTCAAACCAAGACTACTGCACCTGCTAAGTTTAATGGTGTTGGAATTTTAATTACAGGCCCTTTTGCATGGGATCAGGAGATTGATGGACTCGATAAATACAATATCCCACATCACATTACTGTTGTTGATTGCAATGTATCAGATTTCCCTTCAGCAGGAATTTCCGTTATGAGAGCCGACTACATTACAGTAGAAGCTTGTGCGGTGTATAATAATTGCTGGTACACATATTATGGTACATCAGGGATAAACTTCTATCAGGCTACCCTTTACATTGAGAATGCTCCTGTTAACGCCAATGAAGCGAGGATCAGAGTTACGAGAAATAAAGTTTATGGAAATGATCTGAGAGTGGCTAATCAGGAGTTTGGTCAAAGATGGGATGGCAATGGAATAATTATTGACAATTTTAATCACAACCAGGACCTTTCTGATGGCAGAGGACCTTATAGCTATCCTAGCTATGCAGGAAAAACTGAAGTCTCCAATAATGCCATATATAACAATGGTGGAGCAGGAGTAAAGGTATATACATCTGATAATGTAGATATTTATAATAATTCATTTTACAATAATCAGGTAAATCCGTATGCGGACAATGCAGATCTTTATGTAAATGCTATTGTTAATTTAAATGTTAAAAACAACGTATTTTCAGGGGCTAATATGGAGTTAGTACATTATAACCTGTCGAATGCGGTTTTTAGCAATAACATATTTACTAAAGCTAGTTCTATATCAGGAATTACTTGTAGCTCTTGCATTATTGCAGATCCTCAATACGTGGATCCGGGAATTCTGGGGACTTCAAACTTCAGAGTTCAACCAACAAGTCCGGCAATAGATAATGCTGAAAGAATTGCATCTATAACTGTAGACAGACCTTACAATTCAAGAACTGCATATGGGCCTATGGATATTGGAGCTTATGAATATCCTGTCAATCTGAGAAATCTTACAGCGGATGGAAGTCTGGCAACTGCTCTTAAATTTGACGGTGTTGATGACTATGTGACCTCTTTGTACAATACTGGATTTAATGGTCTTGGTACAGCTAATTTTACTATAGAGGCTAGAATTAAAGCAAGTCCGACAACAGGGAATTTACCTACGATAGTGTCAAACAGAACAACAGGAAGCAACGGTGCTATACTATATATTAATAAACTTGATAATGGAAAATTGTATCTAAATATCCAGGGAATCAATTTTGTTGGTGGCAATCAGAACTTATTGGATAATAATTGCCATCACGTTGCAGTTGTGAGAAATGGTTCCACTTTGAAGTTTTTTGTTGATGGAGCTTTAACAGCTACAAGAAGCATAAGTGCAAGTATTATAGGTGGGGGATTGACAAGAATCGGCCATGATGCACCACTTCTGGCTTCTGGTTATTTTAATGGAGAAATAAGTGAGGTTCGTTTGTGGTATAGAGCTTGTTTAGATTCTGAGATAGCTTCGAATGCTAATAAATCCCTTTATGATGCTGGAACATTTCAGCCATCAGGAGATCTGAGCGAATATTGGAGGCTTAATGAGGGAAATGGGCAAACTGCTTTCAGCGCTCTTGTAAGAGGAAGCGGGCATTGTGTTTTGGGTGCAACATCAGCGATTGAATCTACAGATCCTCAATGGGTATCAAGCTGCACTTCTATTCCGAAAAAATATGGTTCATCATTTGAAAACCCTATTAGAATAGGTACCCTGAGCTCAGGTTCTGTTTATAAAGACACACGTAGCAATGTATCAGGAAGCGGATATGATAATGATTTCGGATATAACAATGACGATATTTTTTATACATTTACCATAGCTCAGAAATCGCAAGTAAAGATCACCAATTGTGGTTCAGGAATATCAGATTCTTACTTATTCCTGATAAACACTCAAAAGGAAATTATTACCACTGATGACGATGGTGCTCCTTGCGGAGGTAATAAAGCAGAATTGAATTATGTGCTGAATGCAGGAACATATTATGTTGCTACAGAAGGATATGGCTCGACAACAGGCAGTATTACAACAACGATAGAAGCTGCGGCGTCTAACTTGCCGGCAGATTTTACAAGAAAGGCTGCATTTAATGAGTCTGCTGATTCAAAAGAAAACATTTCAACAGAGACTGCTTTACCTATAGAAGTGCTTGCATTTCCAAATCCTATTTCGTCAGGAGATTTAAATTTTGGTCGTAATGTTGAAAAATATTCAATGACAGATATTACTGGCACTGAAGTTTCCAGCGGTGAGAATGTTGATCATATAAATGTAGATACTCTTCCTAAAGGAGTATATTTTATAAACATGGATGGCAAAATCCAAAAAGTTATAGTTCAATAAGTAATTATTACAGGAGCTGTACTGTTTCATATAGCTCCTGTTTTATCAATGCTTATGAACTCCAATTCATATTCTATAGATTTTTCAATGCTATGGGATAAATTTTTTACCCAACTAATAAACATTAAAATGAAAAAGAGATTTTTACCGCTATTAATGCTGTGTATGGCAGCATTTACAAGCAGCCAGGCAACCATGTACTATGCAGGTACACCTTTAAATAACACAAGGGATTCAAGTAAGCCATTAGGCAAGCATCCTAATAATCCTTATAGCAGTCTGCAGCAAGGAGTGAATAACGTAGTTGCGGGCGATACCTTATTTATTATGGGAGGTACTTATACGGGCGCTTCTGATACTTCGCCATTAATGAAAATTAACAAGGCTGGTACAGCTGCAGATCCTATTGTTATTATTAATTATCCTGGGCATTCACCTGTTTTAAAATCAGCTGCTACGGGTTCATGGAGTCTAATCAAAATTTATACGAGTGAAAGTAATAAAACAGTAAATCCGTCTTATATTACTATTAAAGGACTTACGCTACAGGGGAATAATGGTAGCGTGAATCCTACTGATCCGGCTCTAGAGGCACAAACAAAAGCAACTGCACCTGCAAAGTTTAACGGAGTGGGAATTCTGATCACCGGTCCTTTTGCGTGGGATGGCGAGATAGACGGGCTTGACCAATATAATATCCCACACCACATTACAGTCGTTGATTGCATAGTATCGGATTTTCCTTCATCCGGAATATCTGTTATGAGAGCAGATTATGTTACAGTTGAGGCCTGTGAAGTATATAATAACTGCTGGTATACATATTATGGTACTTCGGGAATCAACTTCTATCAGGCAACTTTATTTGCTGCGAATACACCGGTGAATGCAAATGAAGCAAGAATTAGAGTTACAAGAAATAAAGTATATGGTAATGATTTGCGTGTAGCTAATCAGGAGTTTGGTCAAAGATGGGATGGCAATGGAATCATTATTGACAATTTTAATCACAATCAGGACTTGCAAGATGGCAGAGGTCCCTACGTGTATCCTTCGTATGCTGGCAAAACTGAGGTATCCAATAACGTTGCATTTAACAATGGAGGGGCTGGAGTAAAAGTATATACTTCTGATAATTTGGATATTTATAACAATTCATTCTATAACAATCAAGCAAACCATTATGCAGCGAATGCTGACCTTGATTTAAACGTTATCACTAATGTGATTGTCAAAAATAATGTTGTTTCAGGTATATTCAAGGAACTGAATGCCGGAGGACTTACAAATGCGGTATTTAGCAATAACCTTTTCTCCAATGCCAACTCAATTTCCGGAATTACTTGTAAGTCATGTATTATTGCTGATCCTCAGTTTGAAGCACCAGGTATATTGGGCTCATCAAATTTCCGTATGAAATCAACGAGTCCTGCAATCAATAGTGCTGAAAGAATATCTACCATTACAGTTGATAGACCTTATATTTCAAGAACGGCTTATGGACCAATGGACATGGGTGCATACGAGTACCCTGCCAATCCATTGAACCTTTCTGCTGATGGTATTTCAACTAATGCATTGAAATTTGATGGCGTTGATGACTATGCTAAAATTACTACTAATCATTTATGGAATTGGGGTACTTACGATTTCACGGTAGAAGCAAGAATAAAAGCAAGTAGTTCAAGTAGTATGCAATATCCTGCTATAATATCTACCAGAACAACAGGAAACAATGGATTCAAATTATACTTAAATTCTACTGACGGAAAATTGAATTTGAATCTTCAGGGCATTAACTATACTGCTAATGGCCCGAATCTCAAGGATAATAATTGCCATCATATTGCAGTAGTAAGACAAGGATCTGCTTTGAGATTTTATATAGACGGAGTTTTGACAAATCAGACTACAACATCCTATAGTATTGTTGGAGGTGGTGATGTACGGATAGGTCATGATGCAGGAAATCCTAACGCTACTTATTTTAAAGGTGAAATCGGCGAGATAAGATTCTGGGGTATACCACGAACTGCATCCGAAATTTCAGCGAATATGAATAAATCACAATATGCAGAAAGGACTTATTATGGATATACTACTGGTTTGGAGTTTTATTTCAGGCTTAATGAAGGAACTGGTCAAACTTTATTCCACAGTGTTGCTGGAACAGATTTTAACTATGGTACTTTAGGTGGATCTTCTGCTGGTGAATCCAGCGATCCTGTTTGGGTAAGCAGTTGTGTCGGTATTCCTAAAAAGTATGGATCATCTTTTGAAAACCCGGTAAGTATCGGAGTTTTGAATCCTTGTACCACTTACAACAATACTTTGAATACGACATCTAATGGGTATGATAATGATATAGGAGATGCAAGTGATGATGTTTATTATTCATTTACATTAAATCAGAAATCAAATGTTGTAATCCATCAGTGCAGCTCAGCCATTTCAGATGTCAATCTCCGGCTGTTATATTCGGATAAAGCTGTTTTGGCTAACACAGTGACCTACTTCCCATGGTGTTCTATTCCTGCAAATGCAGGCGTGGAGTATGTTTTGAATCCTGGAACTTATTATGTAGTTTCAGAAGGTTCGGGAACTCTGACGGGAAACATTACAACAACAATTACATCTACAGCTTCTTCATCATATCCAAGTTTTCCTGATCTAAGGACGGCTTCTGGGTCTATTGGGATGGATTCCGATGTCGAAAACAATGTATTTGACAATCTTTCAGATACAAAAGTTTATCCAAACCCGGTTGCTTCAGATGTATTGTATTTCGGATTAACTGCGGAGACTTTCGTTCTAACTGATCTTACCGGGTCAGTTATAGCTGAAGGTGCAAATTCAGACCATCTTTTTGTTGATCAACTCCCATCGGGTGTTTACGTCATAAATATTGATGGTAAAATTCAGAAAGTAATAATTCAATAAGAGTATATTTTGTGGGAAGCTGGTAATTCCAGCTTCCCTTCCTAAACTAGTTATTTTGATAAATAACCTTTTAATCTAAAGGTATTGATCTTATCATAAACTTATTTACTTCATGAAAAAACAATTACTTTTTATTTCATCTTTATTCTTATCACTTACTCTATCTGCACAAAAACAACTTCCAAACCCCAGCTTTGAAGAGTGGCAGAATACTGGGGCTGAAGTGGAGGAACCCTTGTCCTGGCTTGCTCCTTCGGATTGTGAAGAAGGTTGCGAATATTATTATGAGAAGGTACAGGATGGTCATACTGGTCTTGCTATAAAATTAAAGGCCGTTGAATCTGACCCTGATGATGTCCAGCCTCTGATGCTGATCGAAGAGGATTTTCTTGCAAAACCTTTAAAGGTTACCTTCTGGTATAAGTCTTCGACCGAAATAAGATGTGCCATTGCCATGTCTGCAGGGCCGATCTTTTCTGAGGAAGAAATAGCTGTTGGAGAAGGCTTAATAACAGCTCCTCCCAGCGGAACTTTTGTTAAAGCTGAAGTTCCTATCTTATATTCCGAGGATAAAGCACCTGAACATCTTCTTCTCGTTTTTGCTTTGGCTAGAGGAGGGTTGACTTCTACAGATTTTGTAATTATTGATGATGTAGAACTTTCTTACGGATTGACATCAATAAGTAATCCTTTAATGACTGAAGTTGTAGGAAGCAATATGATATCAGATAGGTTAGAATTGAAATCTGTAGTGGATGAAGTACAAATATTTAATTCTTCAGGAATGCTTGTTCTTAAAGCAACAAAGTCAACGGTTATTGATACTTCGGTCTTGTCTGAAGGACTCTATATGGTTTCATTAAAGAAGGGAGAATCCTTTGGAACCATAAAAGTTTTAAAAAAATAATGTGATGCCTGATATAAGAGATGAATAATATAATTCGTCTCTTATAGGGCTAAAGAGTTTTAGGAAAGTAAATCCGAAAAATTGATCCTTCACCTTCTACACTGTCAACTTCAATTTTTCCATTTGCATTTTCAATTATACGTTTGACGATATATAGACCAATCCCAGAGCCCTCAATATGACTTTGAAGCCTTTTAAACATTGAGAATATTTTTTCCTGTTGACCTTCCTTTATACCTAAACCATTATCTTTAATTTCCAAAACAGTGTATCCTGCTTTTCTTTCTGTTCTTATTTCTATCAATGGTGTTCTTTCAGGTGATCTGTATTTAATGGCGTTGATTAGTACATTGTAA of Sporocytophaga myxococcoides DSM 11118 contains these proteins:
- a CDS encoding response regulator; the protein is MKSVVIIEDNVNFVKGFEFLINFTDKFKVISVFNSCEDALVEIKALNPDIVLMDVDLPGMSGIEGTRKIKQLIPSVEILVVTVFENSEKVFASLEAGASGYITKNSGTRQILDALEELLMGGAPMSANIARMVVHSFKRKLKPELLTERESEILQFLSIGKSYKTIAAELNISLDTVKFHIKNIYIKLQVSNKEDAIAEARKNNWV
- a CDS encoding LamG-like jellyroll fold domain-containing protein gives rise to the protein MKKRFLPLLMLCMAAFTSSQATMYYAGTPLNNTRDSSKPLGKHPSNPYGLQAGVNATNAGDTLFIMGGTYTGASDTSPLMKINKAGTAADPIVIINYPGHTPILKSASTGSWSLIKIYTSESNKAVNPAYITIKGLTLQGNNGSVSPTDPALETQTKTTAPAKFNGVGILITGPFAWDQEIDGLDKYNIPHHITVVDCNVSDFPSAGISVMRADYITVEACAVYNNCWYTYYGTSGINFYQATLYIENAPVNANEARIRVTRNKVYGNDLRVANQEFGQRWDGNGIIIDNFNHNQDLSDGRGPYSYPSYAGKTEVSNNAIYNNGGAGVKVYTSDNVDIYNNSFYNNQVNPYADNADLYVNAIVNLNVKNNVFSGANMELVHYNLSNAVFSNNIFTKASSISGITCSSCIIADPQYVDPGILGTSNFRVQPTSPAIDNAERIASITVDRPYNSRTAYGPMDIGAYEYPVNLRNLTADGSLATALKFDGVDDYVTSLYNTGFNGLGTANFTIEARIKASPTTGNLPTIVSNRTTGSNGAILYINKLDNGKLYLNIQGINFVGGNQNLLDNNCHHVAVVRNGSTLKFFVDGALTATRSISASIIGGGLTRIGHDAPLLASGYFNGEISEVRLWYRACLDSEIASNANKSLYDAGTFQPSGDLSEYWRLNEGNGQTAFSALVRGSGHCVLGATSAIESTDPQWVSSCTSIPKKYGSSFENPIRIGTLSSGSVYKDTRSNVSGSGYDNDFGYNNDDIFYTFTIAQKSQVKITNCGSGISDSYLFLINTQKEIITTDDDGAPCGGNKAELNYVLNAGTYYVATEGYGSTTGSITTTIEAAASNLPADFTRKAAFNESADSKENISTETALPIEVLAFPNPISSGDLNFGRNVEKYSMTDITGTEVSSGENVDHINVDTLPKGVYFINMDGKIQKVIVQ
- a CDS encoding LamG-like jellyroll fold domain-containing protein is translated as MKKRFLPLLMLCMAAFTSSQATMYYAGTPLNNTRDSSKPLGKHPNNPYSSLQQGVNNVVAGDTLFIMGGTYTGASDTSPLMKINKAGTAADPIVIINYPGHSPVLKSAATGSWSLIKIYTSESNKTVNPSYITIKGLTLQGNNGSVNPTDPALEAQTKATAPAKFNGVGILITGPFAWDGEIDGLDQYNIPHHITVVDCIVSDFPSSGISVMRADYVTVEACEVYNNCWYTYYGTSGINFYQATLFAANTPVNANEARIRVTRNKVYGNDLRVANQEFGQRWDGNGIIIDNFNHNQDLQDGRGPYVYPSYAGKTEVSNNVAFNNGGAGVKVYTSDNLDIYNNSFYNNQANHYAANADLDLNVITNVIVKNNVVSGIFKELNAGGLTNAVFSNNLFSNANSISGITCKSCIIADPQFEAPGILGSSNFRMKSTSPAINSAERISTITVDRPYISRTAYGPMDMGAYEYPANPLNLSADGISTNALKFDGVDDYAKITTNHLWNWGTYDFTVEARIKASSSSSMQYPAIISTRTTGNNGFKLYLNSTDGKLNLNLQGINYTANGPNLKDNNCHHIAVVRQGSALRFYIDGVLTNQTTTSYSIVGGGDVRIGHDAGNPNATYFKGEIGEIRFWGIPRTASEISANMNKSQYAERTYYGYTTGLEFYFRLNEGTGQTLFHSVAGTDFNYGTLGGSSAGESSDPVWVSSCVGIPKKYGSSFENPVSIGVLNPCTTYNNTLNTTSNGYDNDIGDASDDVYYSFTLNQKSNVVIHQCSSAISDVNLRLLYSDKAVLANTVTYFPWCSIPANAGVEYVLNPGTYYVVSEGSGTLTGNITTTITSTASSSYPSFPDLRTASGSIGMDSDVENNVFDNLSDTKVYPNPVASDVLYFGLTAETFVLTDLTGSVIAEGANSDHLFVDQLPSGVYVINIDGKIQKVIIQ
- a CDS encoding T9SS type A sorting domain-containing protein, with product MKKQLLFISSLFLSLTLSAQKQLPNPSFEEWQNTGAEVEEPLSWLAPSDCEEGCEYYYEKVQDGHTGLAIKLKAVESDPDDVQPLMLIEEDFLAKPLKVTFWYKSSTEIRCAIAMSAGPIFSEEEIAVGEGLITAPPSGTFVKAEVPILYSEDKAPEHLLLVFALARGGLTSTDFVIIDDVELSYGLTSISNPLMTEVVGSNMISDRLELKSVVDEVQIFNSSGMLVLKATKSTVIDTSVLSEGLYMVSLKKGESFGTIKVLKK